One window from the genome of Comamonas antarctica encodes:
- a CDS encoding efflux RND transporter periplasmic adaptor subunit, which yields MKSTHFASLALIAAAAVAVGSFYAGRQTAQRPAEPAAASDARKVLYWHDPMVPGQRFDKPGKSPFMDMQLVPVYADSDANMSGVNISAAVQQNLGIRYATVRRVDVVASFEAVGSVQFDDRLSTAVQTRVAGYVEHLAVRAPMERVRKGQALATIFAPDWLGPQNEWLALKRAGVSPELVTAARDRMRALSIPPELVRQSEEAGTAQARFTLSAPMSGVVAELGVREGVAVTPGMTLFRIAGLEKVWAVAEVPEAQALRLARGQKVRAVLQADAAQHFNGALAEILPEVSTSTRTLKARFEVDNRNGQLVPGMLLRLQVAGPMASRLVVPSEAVIRTGKRAVVIVRGETGAFEPREVSLGVDSEDDVEILQGLSEGEQVVASGQFLIDSEASLRSVLGGMGTSAPAQPPASVASAPAAIGVVHTGRGKVEDLAPDSITISHGPIASLKWPPMTMGFSRTVPQAFADIQVGDTVEFAFKEGGAMGYELLSVQKQPAGSKP from the coding sequence ATGAAATCCACCCACTTCGCAAGCCTTGCCCTCATCGCCGCTGCGGCCGTCGCAGTGGGCTCTTTCTATGCGGGCCGCCAGACCGCGCAGAGACCGGCGGAACCCGCAGCCGCGTCGGACGCCCGAAAGGTCCTCTACTGGCACGACCCCATGGTCCCGGGCCAGCGCTTCGACAAGCCGGGAAAATCCCCCTTCATGGACATGCAGCTGGTGCCGGTCTATGCCGACAGCGACGCCAACATGTCAGGGGTCAACATCAGCGCCGCCGTGCAGCAGAACCTGGGCATCCGCTATGCCACGGTGCGTCGCGTCGACGTGGTGGCCTCGTTCGAAGCGGTCGGCTCGGTGCAGTTCGACGATCGCCTGAGCACTGCCGTGCAAACGCGGGTCGCTGGCTACGTAGAGCACCTGGCGGTGCGCGCGCCAATGGAGCGGGTGCGCAAAGGCCAGGCGCTGGCGACGATTTTCGCGCCCGACTGGCTTGGTCCGCAGAATGAGTGGCTGGCCCTCAAGCGGGCGGGTGTCTCCCCCGAGCTGGTCACCGCAGCCCGCGACCGCATGCGAGCCCTGTCGATTCCTCCTGAGCTGGTGCGCCAAAGCGAAGAGGCTGGCACGGCGCAGGCACGGTTTACACTGAGCGCGCCCATGAGCGGCGTTGTGGCCGAGTTGGGTGTTCGCGAAGGGGTTGCGGTGACGCCCGGCATGACGCTGTTCCGCATCGCCGGATTGGAGAAAGTCTGGGCGGTGGCGGAAGTTCCTGAAGCGCAGGCACTGCGTCTGGCGCGCGGACAAAAGGTCAGGGCGGTGCTGCAGGCCGATGCGGCACAACACTTCAATGGAGCACTGGCAGAAATTCTGCCCGAGGTCAGCACCAGCACGCGGACGTTGAAAGCGCGGTTCGAAGTCGACAACCGCAATGGCCAGCTGGTGCCCGGCATGCTGCTGCGGCTGCAGGTCGCAGGCCCCATGGCGAGCCGGCTGGTGGTGCCGTCCGAGGCCGTGATTCGCACGGGCAAGCGCGCTGTGGTTATTGTGCGCGGAGAGACGGGAGCGTTCGAGCCGCGTGAGGTGTCGCTGGGCGTGGATTCGGAAGACGACGTTGAAATTCTGCAGGGGCTGAGCGAAGGCGAGCAGGTCGTGGCCAGCGGCCAGTTCCTCATCGACTCCGAGGCGAGTTTGCGTTCGGTGCTGGGAGGCATGGGCACATCGGCGCCGGCCCAGCCACCAGCCTCCGTGGCCTCGGCCCCCGCCGCCATCGGCGTAGTTCATACGGGCCGAGGTAAGGTCGAAGACCTGGCACCGGACAGCATCACGATTTCGCACGGTCCCATCGCCTCGCTGAAATGGCCACCGATGACCATGGGGTTCAGCCGAACTGTGCCCCAGGCTTTTGCCGACATTCAGGTGGGCGATACGGTCGAGTTCGCGTTCAAGGAAGGCGGTGCTATGGGCTACGAACTGCTATCGGTGCAAAAGCAGCCGGCGGGTAGCAAGCCATGA
- a CDS encoding TolC family protein codes for MSLSFLRAAALATAFAPCAAMAVPLSLEEALNLAVQRSDASRSANAAIQSVTQAARTAGQLPDPALRIGVDNLPVTGPDRLHTTRDSMTMKRIGISQEWLSPEKRAARQAAADASVEREAVSLQTAVADTRLQTALVYLDAFFAGEAAKLTALMEHHAHEEWEASRARLSSSAGSSQDVLALTAARGVAADETAEVLQQQSAARLTLQRWVGVPADTLTPMPALNLPTEAAYVAAHPTVEALRRDVEVAKKTAAVVATNRQANWTWEVAYGQRSGYADMVSVGVSIPLQLAPAQRQDRETAAQWALVDKAEADLAEATRTVTAEYRTGVSDARSLQERIARYRHAVLTPSAQRTAAATAAYRSNQASLVTLFEARHAEVQAQRKLLALQRDWTKAQVQLTYKPLALGAAP; via the coding sequence ATGTCCCTCTCTTTTCTGCGTGCGGCCGCTCTGGCCACCGCGTTTGCGCCCTGTGCCGCCATGGCGGTGCCTCTTTCGCTGGAAGAAGCGTTGAACCTGGCCGTTCAGCGCTCCGACGCGTCACGCTCCGCCAATGCCGCCATCCAAAGCGTGACGCAAGCAGCTCGCACCGCCGGGCAACTTCCCGACCCCGCCCTGCGCATCGGCGTTGACAACCTTCCGGTGACAGGGCCCGACCGCCTGCACACGACCCGGGACTCGATGACGATGAAACGCATCGGCATCAGCCAGGAATGGCTGTCACCAGAAAAGCGCGCCGCACGCCAGGCCGCCGCTGACGCGTCCGTTGAGCGCGAAGCGGTCTCGCTGCAAACGGCCGTGGCGGACACGCGGCTGCAGACGGCGCTGGTCTATCTGGACGCATTTTTCGCCGGCGAAGCAGCCAAACTGACGGCCTTGATGGAACACCACGCCCACGAGGAATGGGAAGCCTCGCGTGCCCGCTTGTCGTCGTCTGCCGGTAGCAGCCAGGATGTACTAGCCCTGACTGCGGCACGCGGCGTGGCGGCGGATGAAACGGCTGAAGTCTTGCAGCAGCAAAGTGCGGCCCGGCTCACCTTGCAGCGCTGGGTGGGTGTTCCGGCCGACACACTTACGCCGATGCCCGCGCTGAACCTGCCCACTGAAGCAGCGTACGTGGCAGCCCACCCAACGGTGGAAGCGTTGCGGCGCGATGTCGAAGTCGCAAAAAAAACGGCGGCGGTCGTGGCGACCAACCGCCAGGCCAACTGGACCTGGGAGGTCGCCTATGGGCAGCGCAGCGGCTATGCGGACATGGTGTCGGTCGGCGTCAGCATTCCGCTGCAGCTCGCGCCCGCGCAACGGCAAGACCGCGAGACTGCCGCCCAATGGGCGCTTGTCGACAAGGCCGAGGCCGACCTGGCCGAAGCCACGCGGACCGTAACCGCCGAATACCGCACAGGGGTCAGCGATGCGCGCAGCCTGCAGGAGCGCATCGCGCGTTATCGCCACGCTGTGCTCACGCCGAGCGCCCAACGCACTGCGGCGGCCACAGCGGCCTATCGCTCCAACCAGGCCAGTTTGGTGACGCTGTTCGAAGCGCGGCACGCTGAAGTCCAGGCGCAGCGCAAGCTGCTCGCCCTGCAGCGTGACTGGACCAAGGCCCAAGTCCAACTCACCTACAAACCGCTAGCCCTGGGAGCTGCCCCATGA
- a CDS encoding DUF4148 domain-containing protein, which translates to MTQQRLTFSSIIAAATAVVVLGLPGMASAAYEHPANNEKGIIVHQEHFKSEKTRQQVIAETKAAMQQGRLSYGESNYPMPVPNVGPGKTRQQVINEMLNESPAERDARQRLYYPG; encoded by the coding sequence ATGACCCAACAACGCCTCACCTTTTCTTCCATCATCGCAGCCGCAACCGCAGTGGTTGTTCTGGGCCTTCCAGGGATGGCTTCGGCAGCGTACGAGCATCCTGCCAACAATGAAAAGGGAATAATCGTTCACCAGGAACACTTCAAGAGCGAGAAGACGCGACAGCAGGTTATCGCGGAAACCAAGGCTGCTATGCAGCAAGGACGCCTGTCTTATGGCGAGAGCAACTACCCCATGCCTGTGCCTAATGTGGGCCCAGGGAAAACTCGTCAGCAAGTGATCAACGAAATGCTGAACGAGTCACCTGCCGAACGCGACGCGCGTCAGCGTCTCTACTACCCGGGTTGA
- a CDS encoding heavy metal sensor histidine kinase, which yields MESKLRLGKLSLTRRLTLFFTVVAALVVLGLGGLFLVEIEQHFVEMDRMALQEKRHLIEEILNNANSVNDASLRLSEALNYHHDLYVLVQNTPGETVFQSSASNLNVQSGDVLSTEEKSIFGVWRHQDIEFHTLSFGTAPAYSASALQVLIAADTKHHTQFLNGLRSSLTFYVIAAIIVCGLLSWLAARQGLAPLREMKSRAAVVTGQKLSERMPVEAVPVEMADLAQELNRMLDRLQEDFRRLTDFSSDLAHELRTPISNLLTQTQVALVTKRDAAKYRDILASNAEEFQRLARMVSDMLFLAKTERGVDLPHKERFSARQDALALLEFYEAVAEEKRIRLQLEGDGEVEGDRLMFRRAVSNLLSNAARYTPEAGVITIRITSTAQTTTVAVENTGADIDAKILPRLFDRFYRADASRAHPDSDGSGLGLAITRAIAQAHGGRVTATSGHGLTCFSLVFPHRGSLPSS from the coding sequence GTGGAGTCGAAATTGCGTTTGGGCAAGCTTTCGCTGACCCGCCGTTTAACCCTTTTTTTTACCGTCGTGGCCGCTTTAGTGGTGCTTGGGTTGGGAGGTCTTTTTCTGGTGGAAATTGAGCAGCATTTCGTCGAAATGGACCGGATGGCTCTGCAGGAAAAGCGGCATTTGATCGAGGAAATTCTTAACAATGCAAACTCAGTGAACGACGCAAGCTTGCGCTTGAGCGAAGCTTTGAACTATCACCATGATCTCTATGTCCTAGTGCAGAACACCCCGGGAGAGACCGTTTTTCAATCTTCAGCATCCAACCTCAATGTGCAAAGCGGCGATGTCCTGAGCACCGAGGAGAAGAGTATTTTCGGGGTTTGGCGTCACCAGGATATCGAGTTCCACACATTGAGCTTTGGAACTGCCCCGGCTTACTCCGCATCAGCGTTGCAGGTTTTGATAGCAGCGGATACAAAACACCATACCCAATTCCTCAATGGGCTGCGCAGCAGTCTGACGTTCTACGTGATCGCAGCCATCATCGTGTGCGGTCTACTATCCTGGCTCGCAGCACGCCAAGGACTGGCACCTCTGCGTGAAATGAAGTCTCGCGCAGCGGTGGTCACAGGCCAGAAGTTATCCGAGCGCATGCCAGTTGAGGCCGTGCCGGTGGAAATGGCCGACCTGGCGCAAGAGCTGAACCGTATGCTGGATCGCCTGCAGGAGGACTTTCGGCGCCTGACCGACTTCTCGTCGGACCTGGCTCATGAGTTGCGGACCCCCATCAGCAATCTGCTGACGCAGACACAGGTGGCGTTGGTGACCAAGCGCGATGCCGCAAAGTATCGCGACATCCTGGCTTCCAATGCCGAGGAATTTCAGCGTTTGGCACGCATGGTGTCGGACATGCTGTTCTTGGCCAAGACCGAGCGCGGCGTGGATCTGCCGCACAAGGAGCGGTTTTCCGCCCGGCAGGACGCGCTGGCGTTGCTGGAGTTTTATGAGGCAGTTGCCGAGGAAAAACGCATCCGGCTCCAGCTGGAAGGTGACGGCGAGGTCGAAGGCGATCGCCTGATGTTCCGCCGTGCGGTGAGCAACCTGCTGTCCAATGCTGCGCGTTACACGCCCGAGGCCGGCGTCATCACCATCCGTATCACCAGCACGGCACAAACCACGACAGTGGCCGTGGAGAACACTGGGGCCGACATTGATGCCAAGATCCTGCCCCGGCTGTTCGACCGCTTCTACCGCGCCGATGCTTCCAGGGCTCATCCGGACTCCGATGGCTCCGGGCTGGGCCTGGCCATCACACGCGCCATCGCACAAGCCCACGGCGGCCGTGTCACGGCGACGTCGGGCCACGGGCTAACCTGCTTCTCCTTGGTGTTTCCTCACCGGGGCTCACTACCATCAAGCTGA
- a CDS encoding heavy metal response regulator transcription factor, translating into MKILIVEDEPKTGEYLRQGLTEAGYISDLVANGADGLHMALQGEYDLLILDVMLPGLNGWQVLQSLRDRGMGMPVLFLTARDQVEDRVKGLELGADDYLVKPFSFAELLARVRIILRRGHPGNESTVLRVADLELDLLRRRVSRNHKRVDLTAKEFGLLELLMRRHGEVLPRSLIASQVWDMNFDSDTNVIEVAMRRLRVKIDDGQPVKLIQTVRGMGYVLDVPEEE; encoded by the coding sequence GTGAAAATATTGATCGTCGAAGACGAGCCCAAAACGGGTGAGTATCTGCGCCAGGGGTTGACAGAAGCCGGATACATTTCCGACCTCGTGGCCAACGGCGCGGACGGCCTGCATATGGCCCTGCAGGGCGAATATGACTTGCTGATCCTGGATGTCATGCTGCCTGGCCTGAATGGCTGGCAAGTGCTGCAATCCCTTCGTGACCGGGGGATGGGAATGCCCGTCCTGTTCCTGACTGCCCGTGATCAAGTGGAAGATCGTGTCAAAGGACTGGAACTCGGGGCCGACGACTACCTTGTCAAGCCGTTCTCGTTTGCCGAGTTACTGGCGAGGGTGCGGATCATTCTGCGGCGCGGCCACCCTGGCAACGAGAGCACCGTGCTGCGAGTGGCCGACCTGGAACTGGATTTGCTGCGCCGCCGCGTTTCCAGAAATCACAAGCGTGTGGACCTGACCGCCAAGGAGTTCGGTCTGCTGGAGCTGCTGATGCGCCGTCACGGTGAAGTGCTGCCACGTTCCCTGATCGCATCGCAGGTGTGGGACATGAACTTTGACAGCGACACCAACGTCATCGAAGTGGCGATGCGACGCCTGCGCGTGAAGATTGATGACGGGCAACCAGTCAAGCTCATCCAGACCGTGCGCGGCATGGGCTATGTGCTGGACGTGCCAGAGGAGGAATAG